The proteins below are encoded in one region of Mus caroli chromosome 10, CAROLI_EIJ_v1.1, whole genome shotgun sequence:
- the Atxn7l3b gene encoding ataxin-7-like protein 3B gives MEEISLANLDTNKLEAIAQEIYVDLIEDSCLGFCFEVHRAVKCGYFYLEFADTGSVKDFGIQPVEDKGACRLPLCSLPGDPGDGPQTELQRSPPEFQ, from the coding sequence ATGGAGGAGATTTCGTTGGCCAACCTGGATACTAACAAGCTGGAGGCCATCGCCCAGGAGATCTATGTAGACCTGATAGAGGATTCCTGCCTGGGCTTCTGCTTTGAGGTGCATCGGGCGGTCAAGTGTGGCTACTTCTACCTGGAGTTTGCAGACACTGGGAGCGTGAAGGATTTCGGCATCCAGCCAGTGGAGGACAAAGGCGCGTGCCGCCTCCCGCTCTGCTCCCTTCCTGGGGATCCCGGGGACGGGCCCCAGACGGAGCTGCAGCGTTCACCTCCAGAATTCCAGTAG